From one Musa acuminata AAA Group cultivar baxijiao chromosome BXJ2-6, Cavendish_Baxijiao_AAA, whole genome shotgun sequence genomic stretch:
- the LOC135615307 gene encoding elongation factor 1-alpha yields MGKEKVHINIVVIGHVDSGKSTTTGHLIYKLGGIDKRVIERFEKEAAEMNKRSFKYAWVLDKLKAERERGITIDIALWKFETTKYYCTVIDAPGHRDFIKNMITGTSQADCAVLIIDSTTGGFEAGISKDGQTREHALLAFTLGVKQMICCCNKMDATTPKYSKARYDEIVKEVSSYLKKVGYNPEKIPFVPISGFEGDNMIERSTNLDWYKGPTLLEALDLIQEPKRPTDKPLRLPLQDVYKIGGIGTVPVGRVETGVLKPGMVVTFGPTGLTTEVKSVEMHHEALQEAFPGDNVGFNVKNVAVKDLKRGFVASNSKEDPAKEAASFTSQVIIMNHPGQIGNGYAPVLDCHTSHIAVKFAELLTKIDRRSGKELEKEPKFLKNGDAGFVKMIPTKPMVVETFSEYPPLGRFAVRDMRQTVAVGVIKSVEKKDPTGAKITKAAAKKK; encoded by the exons ATGGGGAAGGAGAAGGTTCACATTAACATTGTGGTCATTGGTCATGTCGACTCTGGGAAGTCGACCACCACTGGTCATCTCATCTACAAGTTGGGAGGTATTGACAAGCGTGTGATCGAGAGGTTTGAAAAGGAGGCTGCAGAAATGAACAAGAGGTCGTTCAAGTATGCCTGGGTTCTTGACAAGCTTAAGGCTGAGCGTGAGAGAGGGATTACCATTGATATTGCCCTTTGGAAGTTTGAGACCACCAAGTACTACTGTACAGTCATTGATGCTCCTGGACATCGGGACTTCATCAAGAATATGATCACTGGAACCTCCCAGGCGGACTGTGCTGTTCTTATCATTGACTCAACCACTGGTGGTTTTGAAGCTGGTATCTCAAAGGATGGACAGACACGGGAGCATGCCTTGCTTGCTTTTACTCTTGGAGTTAAACAGATGATTTGCTGTTGCAACAAG ATGGATGCAACCACCCCCAAATATTCCAAGGCCAggtatgatgaaattgtgaaggaGGTTTCTTCTTACCTCAAGAAGGTCGGTTACAACCCTGAGAAGATTCCCTTTGTTCCAATCTCTGGATTTGAGGGTGACAACATGATCGAGAGGTCTACCAACCTGGACTGGTACAAGGGCCCAACTCTTCTTGAAGCCCTTGACTTGATCCAGGAGCCAAAGAGGCCCACAGACAAGCCCCTTCGCCTTCCTCTTCAGGATGTGTACAAGATTGGAGGCATTGGTACTGTTCCTGTTGGACGTGTCGAGACCGGAGTACTCAAGCCTGGTATGGTTGTTACATTTGGTCCGACAGGTCTGACAACTGAAGTAAAGTCCGTCGAGATGCACCATGAAGCACTCCAGGAAGCTTTCCCTGGTGATAATGTGGGCTTTAACGTGAAGAATGTTGCCGTTAAGGATCTAAAGAGAGGTTTTGTTGCATCTAATTCCAAGGAAGATCCCGCAAAAGAGGCTGCTAGCTTCACTTCTCAGGTCATCATCATGAACCACCCTGGCCAGATTGGCAATGGTTATGCCCCCGTGCTCGACTGCCACACATCCCACATTGCCGTCAAGTTCGCCGAGCTGCTCACCAAGATTGATAGGCGATCTGGAAAGGAGCTCGAGAAGGAGCCTAAGTTCCTCAAAAATGGTGATGCTGGCTTCGTGAAGATGATTCCTACCAAGCCCATGGTTGTGGAAACATTCTCAGAGTATCCTCCCCTCGGACGTTTTGCCGTGAGGGACATGCGCCAGACCGTGGCTGTAGGAGTCATCAAGAGTGTCGAGAAGAAGGATCCTACCGGTGCTAAGATCACCAAGGCTGCTGCCAAGAAGAAGTGA